One genomic region from Quercus robur chromosome 4, dhQueRobu3.1, whole genome shotgun sequence encodes:
- the LOC126722665 gene encoding protein SUPPRESSOR OF K(+) TRANSPORT GROWTH DEFECT 1-like isoform X3: MYSNFKEHAIEYVKQAVQEDDVGNYSKAFPLYMNALEYFRTHLKYEKNPKIKEAITQKCMEYLKRADEIRAILDNGGSGPSPSGDATVASQPKTKLKGGVGKDAEDLEQAKLRAGLDSMIIREKPNVKWSDVAGLESAKQALQEAVILPVKFPHFFTGKRKPWRAFLLYGPPGTGKSYLAKAVATEADSTFFSVSSLDLFSKWMGESEKLVSNLFQMARDNAPSIIFIDEIDSLCGQRGEGNESEASRHIKTELLVQMQGVGSDDQKVLVLVATNTPYALDQAIRRRFDK, encoded by the exons ATGTATAGCAATTTTAAGGAGCACGCAATAGAGTATGTGAAGCAGGCAGTTCAGGAGGATGATGTTGGAAACTATAGCAAAGCATTTCCGCTCTATATGAATGCGTTAGAGTACTTTAGGACTCATTTGAAGTATGAGAAGAATCCAAAGATTAAGGAAGCGATTACTCAAAAATGTATGGAATATTTGAAGAGGGCAGACGAGATAAGGGCCATTCTCGATAATGGGGGGAGTGGGCCTTCCCCTAGTGGTGATGCAACAGTTGCTAGCCAACCAAAGACAAAGTTGAAGGGAGGAGTGGGGAAAGATGCGGAGGATCTAGAGCAAGCAAAGCTTAGGGCTGGCCTTGATTCTATGATAATCAGGGAGAAACCAAACGTGAAGTGGAGTGACGTGGCCGGGCTTGAGAGTGCCAAACAGGCATTGCAAGAGGCTGTAATACTGCCTGTGAAGTTTCCCCACTTTTTTACTG GGAAGAGAAAACCATGGAGGGCTTTTCTATTATATGGTCCACCTGGAACGGGGAAGTCCTATCTAGCAAAGGCAGTGGCAACAGAAGCAGATTCAACTTTCTTTAG TGTTTCGTCATTAGACCTTTTTTCAAAATGGATGGGTGAAAGCGAAAAGCTAGTCTCAAATCTTTTCCAAATGGCTCGTGATAATGCTCCTTCCATTATTTTCATTGACGAAATTGATTCCTTATGTGGCCAGCGAGGTGAAGGCAATGAGAGTGAAGCATCTCGACATATCAAAACAGAACTTCTTGTACAGATGCAG GGTGTAGGCAGCGATGATCAGAAAGTTCTGGTTCTTGTTGCCACGAATACTCCATATGCTCTGGATCAG GCCATCCGTAGGCGTTTCGATAAGTGA
- the LOC126722665 gene encoding protein SUPPRESSOR OF K(+) TRANSPORT GROWTH DEFECT 1-like isoform X6, with protein sequence MYSNFKEHAIEYVKQAVQEDDVGNYSKAFPLYMNALEYFRTHLKYEKNPKIKEAITQKCMEYLKRADEIRAILDNGGSGPSPSGDATVASQPKTKLKGGVGKDAEDLEQAKLRAGLDSMIIREKPNVKWSDVAGLESAKQALQEAVILPVKFPHFFTGKRKPWRAFLLYGPPGTGKSYLAKAVATEADSTFFRQIFMMTLQESCKIRTS encoded by the exons ATGTATAGCAATTTTAAGGAGCACGCAATAGAGTATGTGAAGCAGGCAGTTCAGGAGGATGATGTTGGAAACTATAGCAAAGCATTTCCGCTCTATATGAATGCGTTAGAGTACTTTAGGACTCATTTGAAGTATGAGAAGAATCCAAAGATTAAGGAAGCGATTACTCAAAAATGTATGGAATATTTGAAGAGGGCAGACGAGATAAGGGCCATTCTCGATAATGGGGGGAGTGGGCCTTCCCCTAGTGGTGATGCAACAGTTGCTAGCCAACCAAAGACAAAGTTGAAGGGAGGAGTGGGGAAAGATGCGGAGGATCTAGAGCAAGCAAAGCTTAGGGCTGGCCTTGATTCTATGATAATCAGGGAGAAACCAAACGTGAAGTGGAGTGACGTGGCCGGGCTTGAGAGTGCCAAACAGGCATTGCAAGAGGCTGTAATACTGCCTGTGAAGTTTCCCCACTTTTTTACTG GGAAGAGAAAACCATGGAGGGCTTTTCTATTATATGGTCCACCTGGAACGGGGAAGTCCTATCTAGCAAAGGCAGTGGCAACAGAAGCAGATTCAACTTTCTTTAG GCAAATATTCATGATGACTTTACAAGAGAGTTGCAAGATCCGCACTAGTTAA
- the LOC126722665 gene encoding protein SUPPRESSOR OF K(+) TRANSPORT GROWTH DEFECT 1-like isoform X1, whose product MYSNFKEHAIEYVKQAVQEDDVGNYSKAFPLYMNALEYFRTHLKYEKNPKIKEAITQKCMEYLKRADEIRAILDNGGSGPSPSGDATVASQPKTKLKGGVGKDAEDLEQAKLRAGLDSMIIREKPNVKWSDVAGLESAKQALQEAVILPVKFPHFFTGKRKPWRAFLLYGPPGTGKSYLAKAVATEADSTFFSVSSLDLFSKWMGESEKLVSNLFQMARDNAPSIIFIDEIDSLCGQRGEGNESEASRHIKTELLVQMQGVGSDDQKVLVLVATNTPYALDQVHLGDTPHNLTESDFEHLAHKTEGFSGSDIAVCVKDVLFEPVRQTRDAKFFKKNSSDMWVPCEPTERGVV is encoded by the exons ATGTATAGCAATTTTAAGGAGCACGCAATAGAGTATGTGAAGCAGGCAGTTCAGGAGGATGATGTTGGAAACTATAGCAAAGCATTTCCGCTCTATATGAATGCGTTAGAGTACTTTAGGACTCATTTGAAGTATGAGAAGAATCCAAAGATTAAGGAAGCGATTACTCAAAAATGTATGGAATATTTGAAGAGGGCAGACGAGATAAGGGCCATTCTCGATAATGGGGGGAGTGGGCCTTCCCCTAGTGGTGATGCAACAGTTGCTAGCCAACCAAAGACAAAGTTGAAGGGAGGAGTGGGGAAAGATGCGGAGGATCTAGAGCAAGCAAAGCTTAGGGCTGGCCTTGATTCTATGATAATCAGGGAGAAACCAAACGTGAAGTGGAGTGACGTGGCCGGGCTTGAGAGTGCCAAACAGGCATTGCAAGAGGCTGTAATACTGCCTGTGAAGTTTCCCCACTTTTTTACTG GGAAGAGAAAACCATGGAGGGCTTTTCTATTATATGGTCCACCTGGAACGGGGAAGTCCTATCTAGCAAAGGCAGTGGCAACAGAAGCAGATTCAACTTTCTTTAG TGTTTCGTCATTAGACCTTTTTTCAAAATGGATGGGTGAAAGCGAAAAGCTAGTCTCAAATCTTTTCCAAATGGCTCGTGATAATGCTCCTTCCATTATTTTCATTGACGAAATTGATTCCTTATGTGGCCAGCGAGGTGAAGGCAATGAGAGTGAAGCATCTCGACATATCAAAACAGAACTTCTTGTACAGATGCAG GGTGTAGGCAGCGATGATCAGAAAGTTCTGGTTCTTGTTGCCACGAATACTCCATATGCTCTGGATCAG GTCCATCTTGGAGACACTCCTCATAACTTAACTGAAAGTGATTTTGAGCATTTAGCTCACAAAACAGAAGGATTTTCAGGTTCAGACATAGCTGTTTGT GTTAAAGACGTTCTATTTGAACCTGTTCGTCAAACCCGTGAtgcaaaattcttcaaaaaGAACTCTAGCGACATGTGGGTCCCTTGCGAACCTACTGAACGAGGAGTTGTTTAG
- the LOC126722665 gene encoding protein SUPPRESSOR OF K(+) TRANSPORT GROWTH DEFECT 1-like isoform X2, with amino-acid sequence MYSNFKEHAIEYVKQAVQEDDVGNYSKAFPLYMNALEYFRTHLKYEKNPKIKEAITQKCMEYLKRADEIRAILDNGGSGPSPSGDATVASQPKTKLKGGVGKDAEDLEQAKLRAGLDSMIIREKPNVKWSDVAGLESAKQALQEAVILPVKFPHFFTGKRKPWRAFLLYGPPGTGKSYLAKAVATEADSTFFSVSSLDLFSKWMGESEKLVSNLFQMARDNAPSIIFIDEIDSLCGQRGEGNESEASRHIKTELLVQMQIQPPPITRADFDKVLARQKPTVSKADLEVHERFTEEFGEEG; translated from the exons ATGTATAGCAATTTTAAGGAGCACGCAATAGAGTATGTGAAGCAGGCAGTTCAGGAGGATGATGTTGGAAACTATAGCAAAGCATTTCCGCTCTATATGAATGCGTTAGAGTACTTTAGGACTCATTTGAAGTATGAGAAGAATCCAAAGATTAAGGAAGCGATTACTCAAAAATGTATGGAATATTTGAAGAGGGCAGACGAGATAAGGGCCATTCTCGATAATGGGGGGAGTGGGCCTTCCCCTAGTGGTGATGCAACAGTTGCTAGCCAACCAAAGACAAAGTTGAAGGGAGGAGTGGGGAAAGATGCGGAGGATCTAGAGCAAGCAAAGCTTAGGGCTGGCCTTGATTCTATGATAATCAGGGAGAAACCAAACGTGAAGTGGAGTGACGTGGCCGGGCTTGAGAGTGCCAAACAGGCATTGCAAGAGGCTGTAATACTGCCTGTGAAGTTTCCCCACTTTTTTACTG GGAAGAGAAAACCATGGAGGGCTTTTCTATTATATGGTCCACCTGGAACGGGGAAGTCCTATCTAGCAAAGGCAGTGGCAACAGAAGCAGATTCAACTTTCTTTAG TGTTTCGTCATTAGACCTTTTTTCAAAATGGATGGGTGAAAGCGAAAAGCTAGTCTCAAATCTTTTCCAAATGGCTCGTGATAATGCTCCTTCCATTATTTTCATTGACGAAATTGATTCCTTATGTGGCCAGCGAGGTGAAGGCAATGAGAGTGAAGCATCTCGACATATCAAAACAGAACTTCTTGTACAGATGCAG ATCCAGCCACCACCAATCACAAGAGCAGATTTTGATAAAGTACTTGCAAGACAGAAGCCAACTGTAAGTAAAGCCGATCTTGAGGTGCATGAGAGATTCACGGAGGAGTTTGGGGAAGAAGGCTGA
- the LOC126722665 gene encoding protein SUPPRESSOR OF K(+) TRANSPORT GROWTH DEFECT 1-like isoform X7 has protein sequence MYSNFKEHAIEYVKQAVQEDDVGNYSKAFPLYMNALEYFRTHLKYEKNPKIKEAITQKCMEYLKRADEIRAILDNGGSGPSPSGDATVASQPKTKLKGGVGKDAEDLEQAKLRAGLDSMIIREKPNVKWSDVAGLESAKQALQEAVILPVKFPHFFTGKRKPWRAFLLYGPPGTGKSYLAKAVATEADSTFFRCCQYIVFRH, from the exons ATGTATAGCAATTTTAAGGAGCACGCAATAGAGTATGTGAAGCAGGCAGTTCAGGAGGATGATGTTGGAAACTATAGCAAAGCATTTCCGCTCTATATGAATGCGTTAGAGTACTTTAGGACTCATTTGAAGTATGAGAAGAATCCAAAGATTAAGGAAGCGATTACTCAAAAATGTATGGAATATTTGAAGAGGGCAGACGAGATAAGGGCCATTCTCGATAATGGGGGGAGTGGGCCTTCCCCTAGTGGTGATGCAACAGTTGCTAGCCAACCAAAGACAAAGTTGAAGGGAGGAGTGGGGAAAGATGCGGAGGATCTAGAGCAAGCAAAGCTTAGGGCTGGCCTTGATTCTATGATAATCAGGGAGAAACCAAACGTGAAGTGGAGTGACGTGGCCGGGCTTGAGAGTGCCAAACAGGCATTGCAAGAGGCTGTAATACTGCCTGTGAAGTTTCCCCACTTTTTTACTG GGAAGAGAAAACCATGGAGGGCTTTTCTATTATATGGTCCACCTGGAACGGGGAAGTCCTATCTAGCAAAGGCAGTGGCAACAGAAGCAGATTCAACTTTCTTTAG ATGCTGTCAATACATAGTGTTTCGTCATTAG
- the LOC126722666 gene encoding nuclear pore complex protein NUP85-like: protein MLLCLQIAPIYLASCIKQGMGLLEILLSKQPVQNNQVLLKIIEICRLYELDSVSSNIMKVSITMNSASKEKTQVRIS, encoded by the exons ATGCTCCTATGTCTTCAGATAGCTCCAATTTATTTGGCATCATGCATAAAGCAGGGAATGGGTTTGCTAGAGATTTTATTGAGCAAGCAACCTGTTCAAAATAATCAAGTACTACTTAAG ATTATAGAGATATGCCGTCTGTATGAACTTGACAGTGTTAGTTCAAACATTATGAAG GTTTCGATTACAATGAATAGTGCTTCAAAGGAGAAAACACAAGTAAGGATCTCTTAG
- the LOC126722665 gene encoding protein SUPPRESSOR OF K(+) TRANSPORT GROWTH DEFECT 1-like isoform X5, producing MYSNFKEHAIEYVKQAVQEDDVGNYSKAFPLYMNALEYFRTHLKYEKNPKIKEAITQKCMEYLKRADEIRAILDNGGSGPSPSGDATVASQPKTKLKGGVGKDAEDLEQAKLRAGLDSMIIREKPNVKWSDVAGLESAKQALQEAVILPVKFPHFFTGKRKPWRAFLLYGPPGTGKSYLAKAVATEADSTFFRSSHHQSQEQILIKYLQDRSQL from the exons ATGTATAGCAATTTTAAGGAGCACGCAATAGAGTATGTGAAGCAGGCAGTTCAGGAGGATGATGTTGGAAACTATAGCAAAGCATTTCCGCTCTATATGAATGCGTTAGAGTACTTTAGGACTCATTTGAAGTATGAGAAGAATCCAAAGATTAAGGAAGCGATTACTCAAAAATGTATGGAATATTTGAAGAGGGCAGACGAGATAAGGGCCATTCTCGATAATGGGGGGAGTGGGCCTTCCCCTAGTGGTGATGCAACAGTTGCTAGCCAACCAAAGACAAAGTTGAAGGGAGGAGTGGGGAAAGATGCGGAGGATCTAGAGCAAGCAAAGCTTAGGGCTGGCCTTGATTCTATGATAATCAGGGAGAAACCAAACGTGAAGTGGAGTGACGTGGCCGGGCTTGAGAGTGCCAAACAGGCATTGCAAGAGGCTGTAATACTGCCTGTGAAGTTTCCCCACTTTTTTACTG GGAAGAGAAAACCATGGAGGGCTTTTCTATTATATGGTCCACCTGGAACGGGGAAGTCCTATCTAGCAAAGGCAGTGGCAACAGAAGCAGATTCAACTTTCTTTAG ATCCAGCCACCACCAATCACAAGAGCAGATTTTGATAAAGTACTTGCAAGACAGAAGCCAACTGTAA
- the LOC126722665 gene encoding protein SUPPRESSOR OF K(+) TRANSPORT GROWTH DEFECT 1-like isoform X4 produces the protein MYSNFKEHAIEYVKQAVQEDDVGNYSKAFPLYMNALEYFRTHLKYEKNPKIKEAITQKCMEYLKRADEIRAILDNGGSGPSPSGDATVASQPKTKLKGGVGKDAEDLEQAKLRAGLDSMIIREKPNVKWSDVAGLESAKQALQEAVILPVKFPHFFTGKRKPWRAFLLYGPPGTGKSYLAKAVATEADSTFFSEVKAMRVKHLDISKQNFLYRCRSSHHQSQEQILIKYLQDRSQL, from the exons ATGTATAGCAATTTTAAGGAGCACGCAATAGAGTATGTGAAGCAGGCAGTTCAGGAGGATGATGTTGGAAACTATAGCAAAGCATTTCCGCTCTATATGAATGCGTTAGAGTACTTTAGGACTCATTTGAAGTATGAGAAGAATCCAAAGATTAAGGAAGCGATTACTCAAAAATGTATGGAATATTTGAAGAGGGCAGACGAGATAAGGGCCATTCTCGATAATGGGGGGAGTGGGCCTTCCCCTAGTGGTGATGCAACAGTTGCTAGCCAACCAAAGACAAAGTTGAAGGGAGGAGTGGGGAAAGATGCGGAGGATCTAGAGCAAGCAAAGCTTAGGGCTGGCCTTGATTCTATGATAATCAGGGAGAAACCAAACGTGAAGTGGAGTGACGTGGCCGGGCTTGAGAGTGCCAAACAGGCATTGCAAGAGGCTGTAATACTGCCTGTGAAGTTTCCCCACTTTTTTACTG GGAAGAGAAAACCATGGAGGGCTTTTCTATTATATGGTCCACCTGGAACGGGGAAGTCCTATCTAGCAAAGGCAGTGGCAACAGAAGCAGATTCAACTTTCTTTAG CGAGGTGAAGGCAATGAGAGTGAAGCATCTCGACATATCAAAACAGAACTTCTTGTACAGATGCAG ATCCAGCCACCACCAATCACAAGAGCAGATTTTGATAAAGTACTTGCAAGACAGAAGCCAACTGTAA